Within Dermacentor albipictus isolate Rhodes 1998 colony chromosome 3, USDA_Dalb.pri_finalv2, whole genome shotgun sequence, the genomic segment CGAGCGGAGGACGTCACTGAAGACGACGCAGCGGCTGCGACAGGCACCGGCGCAGTCACCGACAGCATGACACCCGGCCTCGGCGGCGCCGGGGGCTCGACGGGTCGGCACCTTCTGACCAGTATCTCTCCCTCCTCCCGCTCCACGACCCTCAGCTGTTCTTCCAGCTGCACCGCCATATTTCTCTTGTCTTCCAGCACGTGATCCAAGTCCCTCAGCGCGCGCTCATTTCGTTCAAGCGCTTCCTCCTGCGATCGTGACAGCTCCTCCATCCTCTCCTGCTCTTCTCTGGCCGCATTCAGTTGCTCCTGGGACCGCCTCCTCTCCTCTTCCTGCTGCCAGGTGCACTGACGCAGCTCGGCGCTGAGCCTCTGTACCTTCTCCTCTTCGGCGGTGATGCGGCGGCACAGCTGGAGGACGCGGTCGTACGCCTCGAGCGTGGCCTGGTACGTCTGCAGGGACTCCTCTTCGCAGGCCTCCGGTCGGTAACCGTCCAGCATGTAGTCGGGCCCCATCTGTCTCACTCGCATCGCGTGCATCTTGGCCTCGTGGTGCTCGATCTCGGCGTCTCGGCTCGCCAGCAGCGCCGCCTGGCGCTCCAGGGTCTCGCTCTGGCAGATCACCCGCTTCACCAGCTCGGCAAGCTCTTCGCTCTGCAGGACGGCGTGCTCCTGTTGGCC encodes:
- the LOC135898791 gene encoding ras association domain-containing protein 10, which encodes MGAEIPVWVGGVQKWVTGVGRRTTCEEVVRALLASSRSSRKSGIQAVYHGGDPLQYALVEVCPRGIERRLEGDSRILKLWNSEDDVRLSLRRIRCWSSTTSSPTSDSCVAEPPRHHHRRRHHHHGHHRRGQASGGSSSTTTTSSSASPRLLRTVHPRKLSASAGLLSSSQNQRGGQQEHAVLQSEELAELVKRVICQSETLERQAALLASRDAEIEHHEAKMHAMRVRQMGPDYMLDGYRPEACEEESLQTYQATLEAYDRVLQLCRRITAEEEKVQRLSAELRQCTWQQEEERRRSQEQLNAAREEQERMEELSRSQEEALERNERALRDLDHVLEDKRNMAVQLEEQLRVVEREEGEILVRRCRPVEPPAPPRPGVMLSVTAPVPVAAAASSSVTSSARCCLDAQDSSSDTGVSSMYSFEEVSHVLDTLV